A window of Spirochaetales bacterium contains these coding sequences:
- a CDS encoding class I fructose-bisphosphate aldolase: protein MSINIEKVLGAEAESLLTHTCKTIPAGSIHVPSPTFVDDVFIDSDRPVPVLKNLEQLFNHGRLAGTGYLSILPVDQGIEHSGGASFAKNPSYFDGENIVRLAIEGGCNAVASTLGVLGSVARKYSHKIPFILKFNHNELLSYPNTHDQTLYADIEQAFDMGCTAVGATIYFGSPESRRQIWEVSQMFKEAHNLGMATILWCYTRNAAFKTKEADFHVSADLTGQANHIGVTIEADIIKQKLPENNGGYIALNSGGVGYGKFDKLMYERLAADNPIDLTRYQVANCYMGRAGLINSGGASGTNDLADAVRTAVINKRAGGMGLISGRKAFQKPMAEGIKILNAIQDVYLSKEVTIA from the coding sequence ATGTCAATTAACATCGAAAAAGTTCTCGGCGCGGAGGCGGAAAGCCTGCTTACCCATACTTGCAAAACGATTCCGGCCGGTTCTATTCATGTCCCGTCTCCCACCTTCGTGGATGATGTCTTTATTGATTCGGACCGGCCGGTTCCGGTCCTGAAAAACCTCGAACAGCTTTTCAATCACGGGCGCCTTGCGGGCACGGGGTACCTTTCCATCCTCCCCGTCGATCAGGGCATCGAACATTCGGGGGGCGCTTCGTTCGCGAAAAACCCCTCCTACTTTGACGGCGAAAATATCGTCAGGCTGGCTATCGAAGGGGGGTGCAACGCCGTCGCTTCGACGCTCGGCGTGCTGGGCTCGGTCGCGCGGAAATACTCACACAAAATCCCTTTCATCCTCAAGTTCAACCACAACGAATTATTGTCGTACCCGAATACCCACGATCAGACGCTGTATGCCGATATCGAACAGGCATTCGATATGGGGTGCACTGCCGTTGGCGCCACGATTTACTTCGGTTCTCCGGAATCAAGGCGGCAGATTTGGGAGGTAAGTCAAATGTTCAAGGAAGCCCACAATCTGGGCATGGCGACCATCCTCTGGTGTTATACGCGAAACGCCGCCTTTAAAACAAAGGAAGCCGATTTTCATGTTTCGGCGGACCTTACCGGCCAGGCAAACCATATCGGTGTCACCATCGAGGCGGACATCATCAAACAGAAGCTGCCGGAAAACAACGGCGGTTATATCGCCCTGAACTCAGGCGGGGTCGGTTACGGCAAGTTCGACAAGCTGATGTACGAGCGGCTTGCCGCGGACAACCCGATCGATCTCACCCGCTACCAGGTGGCCAACTGCTACATGGGGCGCGCCGGTCTCATCAATTCGGGCGGCGCATCCGGCACCAACGACCTCGCGGATGCCGTCCGGACGGCTGTCATCAACAAGCGGGCGGGAGGTATGGGCCTTATTTCAGGCCGGAAGGCCTTCCAGAAACCCATGGCGGAAGGAATCAAAATCCTGAACGCGATACAGGATGTCTATTTATCAAAAGAGGTGACGATCGCCTGA
- a CDS encoding aminopeptidase, producing the protein MKTTLPEKYSVFAVICLFLPLLAGCYLLKQGSYIISYNMRAKKIDTLIEDPSISPEKREMLSLVTKIKSYAVSTLGLADDKNYTTYVAIDRDYCADVVSASKKDCFEPYTWWYPFFGSFPYKGFFEREDALREAEALGKKGLDVLLRKVDAFSTLGFFTDPVYCYMADYSPYALASLIIHEQTHATIWLSGRIQFNEELATFVGREGALAFISETYGEDSPHYKEAVAVIDDSSRFVRLIKSLYKDLEILYEKDIGRQYKLSARGRIIHAFKERYRLFYRKEFQSEGYRVPLTFPINNAYIMLFITYTEDLSLYYDLFRRQGEDLPSTIALLKQVKTVGGDPKEYIRNVLLADNRNDE; encoded by the coding sequence ATGAAAACGACATTGCCAGAGAAATATTCTGTTTTTGCAGTCATATGCCTGTTCTTGCCGCTTCTCGCAGGCTGCTATCTTCTCAAACAGGGAAGCTACATTATCTCCTATAACATGAGGGCGAAGAAAATCGACACCCTCATCGAAGACCCCTCCATTTCACCGGAGAAAAGGGAAATGCTTTCGCTGGTTACAAAAATCAAATCCTATGCCGTTTCCACCCTCGGTCTTGCCGATGATAAAAATTACACCACCTATGTAGCAATCGACAGGGATTACTGCGCCGATGTGGTTTCGGCATCCAAAAAGGATTGCTTTGAACCGTACACATGGTGGTATCCCTTTTTCGGATCATTTCCCTACAAGGGATTTTTCGAACGGGAGGACGCACTCAGGGAAGCCGAAGCGCTTGGGAAAAAGGGCCTCGACGTTCTCTTGAGAAAGGTCGATGCGTTCAGCACACTCGGTTTTTTCACCGATCCCGTCTACTGTTACATGGCCGACTATTCACCTTACGCCCTCGCATCGCTTATTATCCACGAACAGACGCATGCGACGATCTGGCTTTCCGGCCGCATTCAGTTCAACGAAGAACTTGCGACATTCGTCGGCAGGGAAGGCGCGCTCGCATTTATAAGTGAAACCTACGGGGAAGACTCACCCCACTACAAGGAAGCGGTTGCCGTCATCGATGATTCATCAAGATTCGTCCGGCTTATCAAGTCCCTGTACAAGGACCTCGAAATCCTTTACGAAAAGGACATCGGAAGACAGTACAAACTTTCAGCGCGCGGACGGATCATACATGCCTTCAAGGAACGCTACAGACTCTTTTACCGGAAGGAGTTTCAATCGGAGGGCTACCGTGTCCCCCTCACCTTCCCCATCAACAATGCCTATATCATGCTTTTTATCACCTATACGGAAGATCTTTCCCTTTACTATGACCTCTTCAGGCGGCAGGGGGAAGATCTGCCGTCGACGATAGCGCTTCTCAAACAGGTTAAAACGGTTGGTGGCGATCCGAAGGAATATATCAGGAACGTGCTGCTCGCCGATAATCGAAATGACGAGTGA
- a CDS encoding UvrD-helicase domain-containing protein, producing MNYIADLHVHSCHSRATSKASNLEGFYRWARVKGINLIGTGDFTHPVWFSELKEKLKPDSNGFFILKDPPDDLPENLPFNDAGCGNIDIRFCLSAEISSIYKKGDRTRKVHSVLFAPDFAVAEKINRKLDAIGNISSDGRPILGLDVKHLLEIVLDASEDAYLVPAHVWTPWFSLFGSKSGFDTIEECFEDLSGYIFALETGLSSDPEMNWRWSALDRYTLISNSDAHSPQKLGREANIFSTGLTYDAMFRALKTGEGFEGTIEFYPEEGKYHLDGHRKCGICCDPEETRRLSGECPVCGGKLTVGVMHRVLECADREKGIKPAASAGFRYCIPLPEIVSEITGTGPGSKGVLSTYAELVGFGGNEFTFLLDVPLPDIEQRFGPVYREAIGRMREGRIRPKPGFDGEFGVIRVFDADELEALLGQESLFEAGNLPERKKFSPRRSSGHKGIRKGEKGKSERSGEPESKDTLNREQREVLNTTEGALLITAGPGTGKTKTLTSWIARLIETGQASSGQVLAITFTNRASKELASRLSVMLGKSSGGIKVCTFHGFCLDIIRERFPRIRNIYDKYRRIELLCILNPDMKKKEVLRLADRMERLFMNPRESSDKRLRSLAQRYLDAVKAYGGFDLSSLITGTCACLQKDPELLQSLRMRYRFIAIDEFQDINPGQYELVSTLFPRYHETDDGLRRCLFAIGDPDQAIYGFRGSDVKLFFRLGREYSPVSITLINHYRSTEEILRSAASVIGKNGATGKKTLVPVRGRGEQVLIFRAGEPVEEGAFIASRIEELVGGMSFTSVDSAFAGKCEYSFSDIAVLTRTKAAGEALVPFLAGAGVPVSGGAARPVFSEKPFSCAGSLLHLLLNENDIVSLRDVLVHLYGVFSENEPLPFLDENAKQTEDRCLMRGLAESGLLTEKQQRKTDELLAFHGDLCKLLQEKGVPAVLECIFDTFPCFPVTDQTIVMKKDALLESAGRFQSDLEGFLTYCMIGPNESGCPFKTDTVRLLTFHASKGLEFPVVFVAGCEEGITPLTGPSSDPDEERRLFYVALTRAKDLLYLSWSKRRKVFGKWKENEQSRYLRDIPARLTSDAEGARKKTADEDYRQRLLFKDYTQ from the coding sequence ATGAATTATATAGCGGATCTTCACGTTCATTCATGTCATTCACGCGCGACGAGCAAAGCGTCGAACCTCGAAGGGTTTTACCGGTGGGCGAGGGTCAAGGGCATTAATCTGATCGGGACCGGGGATTTTACTCACCCCGTCTGGTTTTCCGAACTCAAGGAAAAACTGAAACCGGATTCGAACGGTTTTTTCATCCTGAAAGATCCGCCGGACGACCTCCCGGAGAATCTTCCGTTCAACGATGCCGGGTGCGGGAATATCGATATCCGTTTCTGCCTTTCGGCGGAAATCAGTTCGATCTATAAAAAGGGCGACCGGACGAGAAAGGTGCATTCCGTGCTTTTCGCCCCGGACTTTGCCGTTGCCGAAAAGATAAACAGAAAACTCGATGCCATCGGAAATATTTCGTCCGATGGAAGGCCAATCCTCGGACTCGACGTCAAACACCTGCTCGAGATCGTCCTCGATGCGTCGGAGGACGCGTATCTCGTTCCAGCCCATGTCTGGACGCCGTGGTTTTCTCTTTTCGGATCGAAAAGCGGGTTCGATACGATCGAGGAATGTTTCGAAGATTTAAGCGGGTATATTTTCGCCCTCGAGACGGGGCTTTCATCCGATCCGGAAATGAACTGGCGGTGGAGCGCCCTCGACCGCTATACCCTGATTTCCAATTCGGACGCCCACTCGCCCCAAAAACTCGGCCGGGAAGCAAATATTTTTTCAACCGGTCTCACCTATGACGCGATGTTCCGGGCCCTTAAAACCGGAGAAGGCTTCGAGGGAACGATCGAATTTTATCCGGAAGAAGGGAAATACCATCTCGACGGTCACAGGAAATGCGGGATTTGCTGCGATCCGGAAGAAACCAGGAGACTCTCGGGTGAGTGTCCGGTCTGCGGGGGAAAGCTTACCGTGGGGGTGATGCACCGTGTTCTGGAATGTGCTGACAGGGAAAAGGGAATAAAGCCGGCAGCTTCCGCGGGCTTCAGATATTGTATCCCCCTGCCCGAAATCGTTTCCGAAATCACGGGAACCGGCCCGGGCTCGAAAGGGGTTCTCTCGACCTATGCCGAACTCGTCGGATTCGGGGGAAACGAGTTCACCTTTCTTCTCGATGTTCCGCTTCCGGATATCGAACAAAGGTTCGGTCCCGTTTATCGAGAGGCGATCGGACGGATGAGGGAAGGAAGAATTCGCCCGAAGCCGGGTTTCGACGGTGAGTTTGGTGTTATACGGGTATTCGATGCCGATGAACTCGAAGCCCTGCTCGGCCAGGAAAGCCTTTTTGAGGCCGGCAATCTTCCGGAAAGAAAAAAATTTTCTCCACGGCGGTCATCCGGGCACAAGGGAATCCGGAAAGGGGAAAAGGGGAAAAGCGAAAGAAGCGGTGAACCCGAAAGTAAGGATACCCTCAACCGGGAGCAGCGGGAGGTTCTGAATACGACCGAAGGGGCGCTCCTAATTACGGCCGGGCCTGGGACCGGCAAGACAAAAACCCTCACATCGTGGATCGCACGCCTCATCGAAACCGGGCAGGCCTCATCGGGCCAGGTTCTTGCGATCACCTTCACCAACAGGGCGTCAAAGGAACTGGCATCGAGGCTCTCGGTCATGCTGGGGAAGTCTTCAGGCGGTATCAAGGTCTGTACGTTTCACGGTTTTTGCCTTGACATTATCAGGGAGAGATTCCCACGAATCAGGAACATCTACGATAAATACAGGCGGATCGAGTTGCTTTGCATACTCAATCCCGATATGAAAAAAAAGGAGGTACTTCGTCTGGCTGACAGGATGGAGCGGCTTTTTATGAATCCGCGGGAATCCTCAGATAAACGGCTCCGTTCCCTTGCGCAACGCTACCTCGATGCGGTCAAGGCGTACGGCGGATTCGACCTTTCGTCGCTCATTACGGGCACGTGCGCCTGCCTCCAAAAAGATCCCGAACTTCTTCAATCCCTGAGGATGCGATACAGGTTTATCGCCATCGACGAGTTTCAGGACATCAATCCGGGACAGTATGAGCTGGTTTCGACGCTCTTTCCGCGGTATCATGAAACAGACGACGGACTCAGGCGGTGTCTTTTCGCGATCGGTGATCCGGATCAGGCAATTTACGGATTCAGGGGGTCCGACGTGAAGCTGTTTTTCCGCCTCGGGCGGGAATATTCACCCGTTTCGATCACACTCATTAATCACTACCGTTCCACTGAGGAAATCCTCCGTTCGGCGGCTTCCGTTATCGGAAAAAACGGGGCAACGGGGAAGAAAACACTCGTACCGGTCAGGGGCAGGGGTGAACAAGTGCTGATTTTCAGGGCGGGAGAACCGGTTGAAGAAGGGGCTTTTATTGCTTCACGGATAGAGGAACTCGTCGGCGGAATGAGTTTTACCTCCGTGGATTCCGCCTTTGCGGGAAAATGCGAGTATTCGTTTTCCGACATTGCCGTACTGACACGGACCAAAGCGGCGGGTGAAGCACTCGTACCGTTTCTGGCGGGAGCCGGCGTACCGGTTAGCGGGGGGGCCGCACGGCCGGTTTTTTCGGAAAAACCGTTCTCCTGCGCGGGCAGCCTTCTCCACCTTCTTTTGAACGAAAATGATATCGTTTCTCTGCGTGATGTGCTGGTTCATCTTTACGGGGTGTTTTCGGAAAATGAACCGCTTCCATTTCTTGATGAAAACGCGAAACAGACGGAAGACCGGTGTCTGATGAGGGGACTCGCTGAAAGCGGGCTTTTGACGGAGAAGCAGCAGCGGAAGACGGATGAGTTGCTGGCTTTTCACGGTGACCTTTGCAAGCTGCTTCAAGAAAAAGGGGTCCCCGCAGTTTTAGAGTGTATTTTCGACACATTTCCCTGTTTCCCGGTGACGGACCAGACGATCGTCATGAAAAAGGACGCCCTTCTCGAATCGGCCGGGCGGTTTCAATCCGATCTCGAAGGATTTCTCACCTATTGTATGATCGGCCCGAACGAAAGCGGGTGCCCTTTTAAAACGGATACGGTACGGCTGCTTACCTTCCACGCTTCGAAGGGTCTCGAGTTTCCCGTTGTGTTTGTCGCGGGCTGCGAAGAGGGAATTACCCCCCTGACCGGTCCGTCGAGCGATCCCGATGAAGAACGAAGGCTTTTTTATGTCGCCCTAACAAGGGCGAAAGATCTGCTGTATCTTTCATGGAGCAAACGCCGCAAGGTTTTCGGAAAATGGAAGGAGAACGAACAAAGCAGGTATCTTCGGGATATCCCCGCGCGATTGACAAGTGATGCGGAGGGTGCAAGAAAAAAAACGGCCGATGAAGATTACCGCCAGCGTTTGCTGTTCAAGGATTATACGCAATGA
- a CDS encoding endo-1,4-beta-xylanase → MKRNLLFLWIILLMCAILHTGAALDFIGNVFLNESVPEEFGSYWNQVTPENGGKWGVAESKRDSFSWGWLDGAYNYAKSNGIPFKEHTFVWGNQEPSWISSLSSSEKAAEVEEWIKAYGQRYTDTDYIEVVNEPLHDPPSFADALGGSGSSGWDWVIWSFEKARQYCPNARLLINDYGIISDPGAANNYLNIINLLKNENLIDGIGIQCHSFNMDGASTSTMNQVLDSLAATGLPIYASELDMTGDDNTQLQRYREKFPVLADNSSVRGITCWGYIEGSIWEEEAYLLRSSGSERPALTWLKTNYLLKTDASPAPAQTPIPTDVPTPTPDPQNAYNTVEAELFVDMNGIMVESCDEGGEGIGYIEDGDYSAYLVDFTDGASRIEVRAASENSGGTLEVRLDGVSGTLLGTVNISGTGGWQSWQTFSADVGTVNGLNTIYMVYKGGSGYLYNINWFNFTAGSGSTPQPTDVTTAPPGQETPVPTGPPAGGDCTNVPVWTADAVYETAGMRVQYNGNLYENNWYSKNQNPEQNSGEYQVWTLIGPCDGGVTPVPDQTPVPTQAGGLIGDVNGNGTIDIVDALLVAQYYVGLEPANFTSASADANCSGNIDIVDALLIAQYYVGLIDQFC, encoded by the coding sequence ATGAAAAGAAACCTGTTGTTTCTCTGGATTATTCTGTTGATGTGCGCAATACTGCACACGGGCGCGGCCCTCGATTTTATCGGGAACGTTTTTCTAAACGAGTCCGTACCGGAAGAATTCGGGTCCTACTGGAACCAGGTCACCCCTGAAAACGGGGGAAAATGGGGCGTCGCGGAATCGAAACGCGACAGCTTTTCATGGGGATGGCTCGACGGGGCATACAATTATGCGAAAAGCAATGGCATCCCCTTCAAGGAACACACATTCGTGTGGGGTAATCAGGAACCGAGCTGGATCAGTTCACTGTCCAGCAGCGAAAAAGCGGCCGAAGTCGAAGAATGGATAAAGGCCTACGGCCAGCGGTACACGGACACGGATTATATCGAGGTCGTCAACGAACCGTTACACGATCCTCCGTCGTTCGCGGACGCCCTCGGGGGTTCGGGCTCGAGTGGATGGGACTGGGTTATCTGGAGTTTCGAGAAGGCCCGCCAGTACTGTCCGAACGCACGCCTTCTCATAAACGATTACGGCATTATCAGCGATCCGGGGGCCGCAAACAATTATCTCAATATCATCAATTTACTGAAAAACGAAAACCTCATCGACGGGATCGGTATCCAATGCCATTCGTTCAACATGGACGGTGCGTCGACAAGCACCATGAACCAGGTACTCGATTCACTGGCCGCCACCGGCCTGCCCATATACGCGTCCGAACTCGATATGACCGGAGACGACAATACGCAATTACAGCGTTACCGGGAGAAATTTCCCGTTTTGGCGGATAATTCGTCTGTCAGGGGAATTACCTGCTGGGGATATATCGAAGGATCGATATGGGAGGAAGAGGCGTACCTTCTCAGATCGAGCGGTTCCGAACGTCCCGCCCTTACCTGGCTCAAGACCAACTATCTGCTTAAAACGGACGCCTCACCGGCCCCGGCCCAAACGCCGATTCCCACCGATGTTCCGACCCCGACACCTGACCCCCAGAATGCGTATAATACGGTGGAAGCCGAATTGTTCGTCGACATGAACGGTATCATGGTGGAAAGCTGTGATGAAGGCGGTGAAGGGATCGGATATATCGAAGACGGCGATTATTCGGCATATCTTGTCGACTTTACCGACGGGGCCTCCCGTATTGAAGTACGGGCGGCGAGTGAAAACTCCGGCGGAACCCTCGAAGTAAGGCTCGACGGCGTGTCGGGGACACTCCTGGGCACCGTGAATATCAGCGGTACCGGCGGATGGCAGTCATGGCAGACCTTCAGCGCGGACGTCGGAACCGTCAACGGCCTCAACACGATATACATGGTCTACAAGGGAGGAAGCGGCTACCTTTACAACATCAACTGGTTCAATTTTACCGCAGGAAGCGGCTCGACGCCGCAGCCGACGGATGTGACCACGGCGCCTCCCGGACAGGAAACGCCCGTCCCGACCGGCCCGCCTGCGGGCGGAGATTGTACCAATGTTCCCGTTTGGACCGCCGACGCCGTTTATGAAACCGCCGGTATGCGGGTTCAGTACAACGGGAATCTGTATGAAAACAACTGGTATTCAAAGAACCAGAATCCCGAACAGAACTCCGGTGAATACCAGGTCTGGACGCTTATCGGGCCCTGCGACGGCGGCGTCACTCCTGTCCCGGACCAGACCCCGGTCCCCACGCAAGCGGGGGGGCTTATCGGGGACGTGAACGGCAATGGAACGATCGATATTGTCGATGCGTTGCTTGTCGCCCAATACTATGTGGGACTCGAACCCGCGAATTTCACCTCAGCCAGCGCGGACGCCAACTGCAGCGGGAATATCGATATCGTCGATGCCCTGCTCATCGCGCAATATTACGTCGGGTTGATCGATCAATTCTGTTGA
- a CDS encoding MBL fold metallo-hydrolase, whose translation MKIKKRNQLIETLALVKTGTLGIEAGERYNPDFTEYRKQFLKSGDSSVVRITFGGKHYLVDTGYADEWNLEPASRELNKAMLNYHLTLQRLSFESIAGIFITHWHHDHFGNLPFFPNARLYTTGPEKGLNLEVLAEKCGFTHMMPPSYCGAGDTFAGCTLLPTPGHTPDHCSLLAEYGGWVFCIAGDAIVSQSYYERGEAWPYNAGNMGKEKCAEAMNAIIESSDYIIPGHGHVFQNYRRKTGMR comes from the coding sequence ATGAAGATAAAAAAAAGAAATCAATTGATAGAGACACTCGCCCTCGTGAAAACGGGAACCCTTGGTATCGAAGCGGGGGAGCGTTATAATCCCGATTTCACAGAGTACCGGAAGCAGTTCCTGAAATCGGGCGACTCGTCGGTCGTCCGGATTACCTTCGGGGGAAAGCATTATCTGGTCGACACCGGCTATGCCGATGAGTGGAATCTGGAGCCCGCTTCGAGGGAATTGAACAAAGCGATGCTGAATTACCATCTGACGCTTCAACGGCTCTCTTTCGAAAGTATCGCGGGCATCTTTATCACGCACTGGCATCACGATCATTTCGGCAACCTCCCGTTTTTCCCGAACGCGCGGCTTTACACCACCGGGCCGGAGAAGGGGCTGAACCTCGAGGTGCTTGCCGAAAAGTGCGGTTTTACGCACATGATGCCGCCGAGTTATTGCGGAGCAGGGGATACCTTTGCGGGCTGCACCTTGCTGCCGACACCGGGACATACACCGGATCATTGCTCCCTTCTCGCGGAATACGGGGGATGGGTTTTCTGTATCGCCGGGGACGCGATCGTTTCGCAATCGTATTACGAACGGGGGGAGGCGTGGCCGTATAACGCCGGTAATATGGGAAAGGAAAAGTGCGCGGAAGCGATGAACGCCATTATCGAATCATCGGACTATATCATACCGGGACACGGCCATGTCTTTCAGAATTACCGCCGGAAAACGGGAATGCGATGA
- a CDS encoding methionine adenosyltransferase, with product MNKREHFVFTSESVGEGHPDKVCDQISDAILDNAISQDENSHVACETFTTTGFVLVGGEITTRGFIDIQRIVRGVLKSIGYDDPSYGIDFESCAVVSTIHPQSPDIAMGVDPDDCHHKEQGAGDQGMMFGYATNETPHLMPAPIYYAHQIMLKAAEVRKNGLLPFLRPDGKCQVTVEYKNDKPVNIPTVVLSHQHSEEISREELCESLIETIIKKALPPEMLKGNVTYHINPTGRFVIGGPHGDSGLTGRKIIVDTYGGMARHGGGAFSGKDPSKVDRSAAYMTRYIAKNLVAAGVCDKCEVELAYAIGVAEPVSVFVTTFGTGKIEDEKIEGAVREVFELKPAGIISSLNLKKPIYQQTASYGHFGRDIFSWEKTDKVEAIKAKLM from the coding sequence TTGAACAAAAGAGAGCATTTTGTATTCACGTCCGAAAGCGTCGGCGAAGGCCACCCGGATAAAGTATGCGATCAGATTTCAGACGCCATTTTAGACAACGCGATCAGCCAGGATGAAAACTCGCATGTTGCCTGTGAAACCTTTACCACCACCGGGTTCGTACTGGTCGGTGGAGAAATAACAACCCGCGGTTTTATCGATATTCAGCGTATTGTCCGCGGCGTTCTCAAATCCATAGGATACGACGATCCATCTTACGGCATCGATTTCGAATCATGTGCCGTTGTCTCGACGATTCACCCCCAATCCCCGGATATCGCCATGGGTGTGGACCCGGACGATTGCCATCACAAGGAACAGGGGGCGGGAGACCAGGGGATGATGTTCGGATACGCGACAAACGAAACACCGCACCTCATGCCTGCACCCATTTATTACGCCCACCAGATCATGCTGAAAGCCGCCGAAGTCAGAAAAAATGGATTGTTGCCCTTCCTCAGACCGGACGGCAAATGCCAGGTAACGGTCGAATACAAAAACGATAAGCCGGTGAATATACCGACCGTCGTTCTCTCACATCAGCACTCGGAAGAAATCAGCCGCGAGGAATTGTGTGAAAGCCTGATTGAAACGATTATCAAAAAGGCGCTGCCGCCGGAAATGCTCAAGGGAAATGTGACCTATCATATAAACCCAACGGGCAGATTCGTCATCGGCGGGCCGCACGGCGATTCGGGGCTGACGGGAAGAAAAATCATCGTCGATACCTACGGTGGTATGGCACGGCATGGCGGCGGCGCGTTTTCGGGAAAAGATCCCTCGAAGGTCGACCGATCCGCCGCGTACATGACCAGGTATATCGCCAAAAACCTCGTCGCAGCGGGCGTCTGCGACAAATGCGAGGTTGAACTCGCCTATGCGATCGGTGTCGCCGAACCGGTCTCGGTATTTGTCACCACATTCGGAACGGGTAAAATCGAAGATGAAAAAATCGAAGGCGCGGTCCGGGAAGTTTTCGAACTCAAACCGGCCGGCATCATATCGTCACTCAATCTGAAAAAACCCATTTACCAGCAGACGGCCTCCTACGGCCACTTCGGGAGGGACATCTTCTCCTGGGAAAAAACAGATAAAGTCGAAGCGATAAAAGCCAAACTCATGTAA